A genomic segment from Phragmites australis chromosome 6, lpPhrAust1.1, whole genome shotgun sequence encodes:
- the LOC133920889 gene encoding uncharacterized protein LOC133920889: protein MQSTGEMRPVHNTVDTVNAAAAAIVTAESRTQPPAEPRRKWSDRLSMYFCFGAQKNGRRINHAALVPEPAPQRTDAPAAEIPNHPPPLVFPFVAPPPSPASFLQSEPTSIAQSPRVGTPTFSSLSPNSPSPTGPPSIFAIGPYAHETQLVSPPVFSAFTTEPSTAPFTPPPESVHLTTPSSPEVPYAKLLTSINNSKNGERGDLQSYPNYPDSPIGRLISPSPGCSGTSSPFPDPETQASPYCAFPSFPICEPPKILDGEGVATQKLIPRHMRNGGSLLDGHITAAVPVVDFSARLQHNDHAMDHRVSFELTVEDVARCLEKKTAISGEPNASSFRLAPTNNGGLHRESGDTRAGLYVDETYHDLPEKARRSLSLRMAKEFNFNNIDATNVEPTVGSDWWANEKVAGITAEPKKSWSFFPVAQPGVS, encoded by the exons ATGCAGAGTACGGGCGAGATGAGGCCTGTGCACAACACTGTCGATACAGTgaacgcggccgccgccgccattgtcACGGCGGAGAGCCGCACACAACCTCCCGCAGAGCCG CGAAGGAAATGGTCTGATCGGTTGAGCATGTACTTCTGCTTTGGAGCTCAGAAGAATGGCCGGCGCATCAACCATGCTGCCCTTGTCCCGGAACCTGCACCTCAGAGGACAGATGCACCTGCAGCAGAAATTCCAAACCACCCACCGCCTCTGGTGTTCCCCTTTGTTGCTCCTCCACCCTCTCCTGCTTCTTTCCTCCAGTCAGAACCCACATCTATTGCACAATCACCAAGGGTCGGCACTCCGACTTTTTCGTCACTCTCACCAAATTCTCCATCCCCCACAGGGCCACCATCCATCTTTGCTATTGGGCCATATGCACATGAGACACAGCTAGTCTCTCCTCCAGTCTTCTCAGCCTTCACAACTGAACCATCAACTGCTCCTTTCACTCCTCCACCGGAATCTGTCCATCTGACCACCCCTTCCTCTCCAGAGGTTCCATATGCAAAGCTTTTGACTTCGATCAACAACAGCAAGAATGGTGAAAGGGGTGATCTTCAGTCGTACCCAAATTACCCAGATAGCCCAATAGGGCGTCTGATATCGCCAAGCCCGGGTTGTTCTGGCACTTCCTCCCCATTCCCTGACCCTGAGACGCAGGCTTCCCCATATTGCGCTTTCCCCTCATTCCCAATTTGTGAGCCACCAAAGATATTGGATGGTGAGGGCGTTGCAACACAGAAGTTGATACCTCGCCATATGCGCAATGGTGGTTCCCTTTTGGATGGCCATATTACAGCAGCTGTACCAGTTGTAGACTTCTCTGCCCGACTTCAACACAATGATCATGCTATGGATCATCGGGTGTCATTTGAGTTGACTGTAGAAGATGTCGCGCGCTGCCTAGAGAAGAAAACTGCTATTTCTGGGGAGCCTAACGCATCATCTTTTCGTCTTGCACCCACCAATAATGGTGGTCTCCACAGAGAATCTGGTGATACAAGGGCAGGGCTATACGTTGACGAAACATACCATGACTTGCCTGAGAAAGCAAGGCGCTCGCTGTCCCTTCGCATGGCCAAAGAATTCAATTTCAACAACATTGATGCTACCAATGTGGAACCAACCGTCGGGTCTGACTGGTGGGCAAATGAGAAAGTTGCTGGGATCACAGCGGAGCCAAAAAAGAGCTGGTCCTTCTTCCCAGTAGCACAGCCAGGGGTCAGCTAA
- the LOC133920887 gene encoding protein BTR1-like isoform X2, whose translation MEAPGSPYASSPESAPKRAPRSPPQQQPSEEGDDKEKPTHLRFLVSNTAAGCIIGKGGSTINEFQSQSGARIQLSRNNEFFPGTNDRIIMVSGLFDEVMKAMELILEKLLAEGEEFNEAEVRPKVRLVVPNSTCGGIIGKGGATIKSFIEESHAGIKISPQDNNYVGLHDRLVTVTGTFENQMNAIDLILKKLSEDVHYPPNLSSPFPYAGLAFPSYPAVPVGYMIPQVPYNNTVNYGPNGFGGRYQNKPSTPMRSPANNDGQESLTIGVADEHIGAVVGRAGRNITEIIQASGARIKISDRGDFLDGTSDRKVTITGTSEAIQTAESMIMQRVSANSER comes from the exons atgGAAGCCCCGGGCTCCCCCTACGCCTCCTCGCCGGAATCCGCCCCCAAGCGCGCCCCACGCTCCCCTCCCCAGCAGCAACCCTCCGAGGAAGGAG ATGACAAGGAGAAACCAACACATTTGAGGTTTCTGGTGTCTAATACGGCAGCAGGATGTATTATTGGCAAGGGTGGATCAACTATTAATGAGTTTCAGTCCCAGTCTGGAGCTCGTATTCAGTTATCACGTAACAATGAGTTTTTTCCTGGTACAAATGACAGAATCATCATGGTTTCTGGACTGTTTGATGAAGTGATGAAGGCCATGGAGCTGATTCTTGAGAAACTTTTAGCTGAG GGCGAAGAATTCAATGAAGCTGAAGTTAGACCTAAAGTTAGACTTGTAGTTCCTAACAGCACTTGTGGTGGAATAATTGGTAAAGGTGGAGCAACAATCAA GTCTTTTATTGAAGAATCACACGCTGGAATTAAGATTTCACCACAGGATAACAACTATGTTGGTTTGCATGATAGGCTTGTTACTGTCACAGGAACCTTCGAAAATCAGATGAATGCAATAGATTTGATATTGAAGAAACTATCTGAGGATGTTCACTACCCACCTAATTTGAGTTCCCCATTTCCATATGCAG GTCTTGCTTTCCCAAGCTACCCTGCTGTTCCTGTTGGGTATATGATTCCACAGGTACCATACAATAACACTGTGAACTATGGACCTAATGGGTTTGGAGGAAGGTACCAAAACAAG CCCAGTACACCTATGAGATCACCTGCTAATAATGATGGTCAAGAATCACTCACCATTGGTGTTGCCGATGAACACATTGGTGCTGTTGTAGGTCGTGCCGGAAGGAACATAACAGAGATCATTCAG GCTAGTGGTGCTAGGATCAAGATATCAGATAGGGGTGACTTCCTAGATGGGACATCTGACAG GAAAGTGACAATTACCGGAACATCGGAAGCCATTCAGACTGCAGAGTCCATGATCATGCAGAGGGTGTCAGCCAATTCAGAGAGGTGA
- the LOC133920888 gene encoding silicon efflux transporter LSI2-like isoform X1, translated as MAMEPAVKVALGSAAFAIFWVLAVFPAVPFLPIGRTAGSLLGAMLMVLLGVMSADQAYAAVDLPILGLLFGTMVVSVYLERADMFRHLGHLLSWRSQGGRDLLVRTCAVSALASALFTNDTCCVVLTEFILKIARQNNLPPKPFLLALASSANIGSAATPIGNPQNLVIAVQSGISFGQFVFGILPATLIGSVVNAAILLCLYWNQLDGGKPTEVVVAVPTEVVEEEDVTSHRFSPATMSHPRSHRPGTSSLGSDAVGSEVNHYHEPVKPDAATNGNGYHDDSAKQQQQLPALTEGIHHRRGGAAAVGAVNGAGKDGHSFWSLEEKEVPMEPWKSKLWKTCVYVITLGMLVALLLGLNMSWSAITAALALIVLDFKDARPCLEKVSYPLLLFFCGMFITVDGFNKTGIPSALWEFMEPYARIDTPSGTAILALVILFLSNVASNVPTVLLLGARVAASAAAISPAAETNAWLTLAWTSTVAGNLSLLGSAANLIVCEQARRSEQYGYTLSFFSHLQFGFPATLIVTGIGLLLIRSY; from the exons ATGGCGATGGAGCCTGCGGTGAAGGTTGCGCTGGGTTCTGCGGCGTTCGCCATCTTCTGGGTGCTCGCGGTGTTCCCGGCGGTGCCGTTCCTTCCGATCGGCCGCACGGCGGGCTCGCTGCTGGGCGCGATGCTGATGGTGCTGCTGGGCGTGATGAGCGCCGACCAGGCGTACGCGGCGGTGGACCTGCCGATCCTGGGCCTGCTCTTCGGCACGATGGTGGTGAGCGTCTACCTGGAGCGTGCCGACATGTTCCGGCACCTGGGCCACCTGCTCTCGTGGCGGAGCCAGGGCGGCCGCGACCTGCTGGTGCGCACCTGCGCGGTGTCGGCGCTGGCGTCGGCGCTCTTCACCAACGACACCTGCTGCGTGGTGCTCACCGAGTTCATCCTCAAGATCGCGCGGCAGAACAACCTGCCGCCCAAGCCCTTCCTCCTCGCGCTCGCCTCCAGCGCCAACATCGGCTCCGCCGCCACGCCCATCGGCAACCCGCAGAACCTCGTCATCGCCGTCCAGAGCGGCATCTCCTTCGGCCAGTTCGTCTTCGGCATCCTCCCCGCCACGCTCATCGGCTCCGTCGTCAACGCCGCCATCCTGCTCTGCCTCTACTGGAATCAGCTTGACGGCGGCAAGCCCACCGAAGTGGTCGTCGCCGTGCCCACCGAggtcgtcgaggaggaggacgtcACCTCGCACCGCTTCTCGCCCGCCACCATGTCGCACCCCCGCTCCCACCGCCCGGGAACCTCATCTTTGGGCTCCGACGCCGTGGGCAGTGAGGTGAATCACTATCACGAGCCCGTCAAGCCGGACGCAGCTACCAACGGCAATGGCTACCACGACGACTCcgccaagcagcagcagcagctgcctgCCTTGACCGAGGGCATCCACCACAGGCGCGGTGGCGCCGCGGCAGTCGGAGCGGTGAACGGGGCGGGGAAGGACGGCCACTCCTTCTGGTCGttggaggagaaggaggtgCCCATGGAGCCATGGAAGAGCAAGCTCTGGAAGACGTGCGTCTACGTCATCACCCTCGGCATGCTCGTCGCGCTGCTGCTCGGACTCAACATGTCGTGGAGCGCCATCACCGCCGCCCTCGCGCTCATCGTGCTCGACTTCAAGGATGCCCGCCCCTGCCTCGAGAAG GTTTCCTATCCACTGTTGCTCTTCTTCTGTGGAATGTTCATTACTGTGGATGGCTTCAACAAGACCGGCATTCCTAGCGCATTGTGGGAATTCATGGAACCCTATGCACGAATCGATACACCGAGCGGAACAGCCATTCTTGCCCTGGTCATTCTTTTCCTCTCTAATGTGGCGTCAAATGTTCCAACCG TTCTCCTGCTCGGCGCGCGTGTGGCGGCCTCGGCAGCGGCAATATCCCCTGCGGCAGAGACCAACGCCTGGCTCACCCTGGCCTGGACGAGCACGGTGGCCGGAAACCTCTCCCTCCTGGGCTCGGCCGCCAACCTGATCGTTTGCGAGCAAGCGCGCAGGTCCGAACAGTACGGGTACACCCTCTCCTTCTTCAGCCACCTCCAGTTCGGGTTCCCGGCAACGCTCATTGTCACAGGAATCGGGCTGCTGCTCATCAGAAGCTACTGA
- the LOC133920883 gene encoding phosphatidylinositol 4-phosphate 5-kinase 9-like — MTAPVALPNELEGVSHSARVELFRDVSCNIETEVLATLSNGQDSHASGTNPGFRVGEIRLPNGDIYSGTLLGNTPEGSGRYLWSDGCIYEGEWRRGMRHGQGKTLWPSGATYAGEYSGGYIYGEGTYTGQDNIIYKGRWKLNRKHGLGCQTYPNGDMFEGSWIQGQIEGHGKYTWANGDTYVGNMKNGKMSGKGTLTWKNGDSYEGNWLDGMMHGYGIYTWNECGYYVGTWTRGLKDGKGTFYPKGCRVPVNDELYINSLRNRGVLPDIRRQNHGSRILYSSSVDMGNMKVGMDRQSSDVSVSSKMNSSDQPHLKNVSLERRWSLEVAIEKFIGHESSESSGLESFENLDDSRLPILEREYMQGVLISEVVLDRSFSDSSKKAKRRQKKIVRDTKKPGETIIKGHISYDLMLSLQLGIRYTVGKITPIQKREVRASDFGPRASFWMNFPKEGSRLTPSHSAEDFKWKDYCPMVFRNLREMFKIDAADYMISICGNSALRELSSPGKSGSVFFLSQDDRFMIKTLRKSEVQVLLRMLPNYYHHVRTYENTLITKFFGLHRVKPSSGQKFRFVVMGNMFCTELRIHRRFDLKGSSLGRSTDKIEIDENTTLKDLDLNYSFYLEPSWREALLKQIKTDSEFLRTQRIMDYSLLLGVHYRAPQHLRTRASYSRSMAADRLTVVSEEDAQEDDAFNYPEGLVLVQSSGENSVVVGPHIRGSRLRASAAGFGEVDLLLPGTARLQIQLGVNMPARAEQIPKADESKSFGEVYDVVLYLGIIDILQEYNMTKKIEHAVKSMQYDSVSISAVDPQFYSERFLKFIQTVFPKNS, encoded by the exons ATGACAGCCCCTGTGGCTCTTCCAAATGAGCTAGAAGGGGTCTCCCATTCTGCAAGGGTTGAGCTTTTCCGAGACGTTAGTTGCAATATTGAAACGGAGGTGTTAGCCACTTTATCAAATGGCCAAGATTCACACGCTTCTGGAACAAATCCTGGATTCAGAGTTGGAGAGATTAGGCTTCCCAATGGAGATATTTATTCCGGCACATTATTGGGAAACACACCAGAGGGTTCAGGTCGGTATCTCTGGTCAGATGGTTGCATATATGAGGGTGAGTGGAGGAGAGGGATGAGGCATGGGCAGGGGAAGACGCTATGGCCATCCGGAGCCACCTATGCGGGCGAGTATTCTGGTGGCTACATATATGGTGAAGGCACCTATACTGGACAGGATAACATCATTTACAAGGGACGGTGGAAGTTGAATCGTAAGCATGGGCTAGGATGTCAGACGTATCCAAATGGAGACATGTTTGAAGGTTCGTGGATTCAGGGACAAATAGAAGGTCATGGGAAGTACACATGGGCAAATGGGGACACttatgttggcaatatgaaaaATGGCAAGATGTCAGGGAAAGGAACTCTTACTTGGAAAAATGGGGACTCATATGAAGGTAACTGGTTAGATGGTATGATGCACGGTTATGGAATCTATACATGGAATGAATGCGGGTATTATGTTGGAACATGGACCAGGGGACTGAAGGATGGGAAAGGCACATTCTATCCGAAAGGTTGCAGAGTTCCTGTTAATGATGAGCTATATATCAATAGTCTAAGAAATCGAGGTGTGCTGCCTGATATTAGAAGGCAGAATCATGGTTCGCGAATACTTTACTCTTCCTCAGTTGACATGGGTAACATGAAGGTTGGCATGGATAGGCAATCTTCAGATGTTTCAGTTTCATCTAAAATGAACTCAAGTGACCAACCCCATTTGAAGAATGTGTCTTTGGAAAGACGGTGGAGTCTTGAGGTGGCTATTGAAAAATTCATTGGTCATGAATCAAGTGAAAGCTCTGGTCTAGAAAGCTTTGAAAACTTGGATGATTCTCGTTTGCCTATACTGGAAAGGGAATACATGCAAGGTGTTCTAATCAGCGAGGTAGTACTTGATAGGAGTTTTTCAGACTCGTCAAAGAAGGCAAAACGCCGTCAGAAGAAAATTGTGAGAGACACAAAAAAGCCTGGAGAGACAATAATCAAGGGGCACATAAGCTATGATCTGATGCTCAGTCTGCAGCTTGGAATCAG GTACACGGTTGGGAAGATTACACCCATTCAAAAACGTGAAGTTCGTGCTTCAGATTTTGGACCAAGAGCAAGTTTCTGGATGAACTTCCCAAAAGAAGGATCTCGACTTACTCCTTCACATTCGGCGGAAGATTTTAAATGGAAGGACTACTGTCCCATGGTTTTCAG GAATTTGAGAGAGATGTTCAAGATTGATGCTGCCGATTATATGATTTCTATATGCGGAAATTCTGCTCTTAGGGAGCTATCTTCTCCTGGAAAGAGTGGAAGCGTCTTTTTCCTGTCACAAGATGATAGATTCATGATCAAAACTCTCCGGAAATCTGAAGTGCAG GTTCTCTTACGAATGCTTCCAAACTATTATCATCATGTCCGTACATATGAGAACACCCTCATAACTAAGTTTTTTGGCCTCCACAGGGTGAAACCTTCTAGTGGTCAAAAG TTCCGGTTTGTTGTAATGGGGAACATGTTCTGTACCGAATTGAGAATTCACCGGAGGTTTGACTTGAAAGGCTCGTCTTTAGGCCGCTCTACTGACAAAATCGAAATTGATGAGAACACAACTCTGAAGGATTTGGATCTTAACTATTCCTTTTATCTTGAACCTTCCTGGCGTGAGGCTTTACTTAA GCAGATCAAAACAGACAGCGAATTTCTAAGGACACAGCGGATAATGGATTACAGCCTATTGCTTGGTGTCCATTATAGAGCTCCCCAGCACTTACGGACACGTGCATCCTATAGCCGGAGTATGGCAGCAGATAGATTGACTGTTGTTTCAGAAGAAG ATGCTCAGGAAGATGATGCCTTTAACTATCCAGAAGGATTAGTGTTGGTTCAAAGCAGTGGTGAAAACAGTGTGGTTGTTGGTCCTCACATAAGGGGCAGCCGTTTGCGAGCATCAGCTGCTGGATTTGGGGAAGTAGATCTCCTACTTCCTGGTACAGCCAG GCTTCAGATCCAGCTAGGAGTTAACATGCCAGCAAGGGCAGAACAAATCCCTAAAGCAGACGAAAGCAAATCATTTGGCGAGGTGTACGACGTCGTCCTCTACCTAGGCATCATCGACATTTTGCAAGAGTACAACATGACGAAGAAAATTGAGCATGCTGTCAAGTCAATGCAGTACGACTCCGTCTCTATCTCCGCTGTTGACCCCCAGTTCTACTCGGAGCGTTTTCTCAAGTTCATCCAGACTGTATTCCCTAAAAATTCATAG
- the LOC133920884 gene encoding NAC domain-containing protein 78-like — translation MSLSPLDSSSPAAAEVPLAPGFRFHPTDEELVSYYLRRRVLGRRLRVDAIAEIDLYRLEPWDLPSLSRIRSRDAQWYFFARLDRKLTGAGAGGRGGPGNRTNRATPRGYWKTTGKDREVYHRGKPAGMKKTLVFHAGRAPKGERTNWVMHEYRLLDADGPQDLHVVCRIFQKVGSGPMNGAQYGAPYMEEEWEEEDDAIENEPASGASAEVAALTDTADEESNEEDENGYCKTNELAQARKVLNPPEMPPLQAQGFEETSDGGYADGVISLEEILQEPLSTVSAENICTSEAQNAIDDNFSVADLSGYPRKDDGYVGQNGTMNWSDPANGDDTCWPLRAYSNQNYVNGTLSAEELFDTGNDNIGNAYSDQQQNCHQEYQNLDSQSDGFPAPQQVDGNMVFHDATSDHKWVDGNDDFVYLNDLLNEPLGNQSLFDGDDLMAYFDATENDFKYDILGPPENSNYQLTDMSNFAQKGDNKDKFTFDGISKASVAQYGASSSGSHEDLYPDTAVPDALMDDAADKTFGKRLANMLGSIPAPPAMASEFPPTTGKSVGPLSGANPSSIRVTAGIIQLGGLTFTGSSERCPLQKNGDLSLLLSFTMESDVSSKPVDFEQATQISTVPMVLRSGFYLFFVSAMILMLSYKIGSCIYSSNKFLDWRS, via the exons ATGAGCCTATCGCCGCTCGActcctcctcgccggcggcggcggaggtccCGCTCGCCCCGGGCTTCCGCTTCCACCCCACCGATGAGGAGCTCGTCTCCTActacctccgccgccgcgtcctcggccgccgcctccgcgtcGACGCCATCGCCGAGATCGACCTCTACCGCCTCGAGCCCTGGgacctcccctccctctcccgcaTCCGCAGCCGCGACGCCCAGTGGTACTTCTTCGCCCGCCTCGACCGCAAGCTAACCGGGGCCGGTGCGGGGGGCCGCGGCGGCCCGGGGAACAGGACCAACCGCGCCACGCCGCGGGGCTACTGGAAGACCACGGGAAAGGACCGCGAGGTGTACCACCGCGGGAAGCCGgcggggatgaagaagacgCTCGTGTTCCATGCCGGGAGGGCGCCCAAGGGGGAGAGGACCAACTGGGTCATGCACGAGTACCGACTCCTCGACGCAGACGGACCACAG GATCTGCATGTGGTGTGTAGAATCTTCCAGAAAGTTGGGTCTGGACCAATGAACGGAGCGCAGTATGGTGCACCTTACATGGAAGAGGAatgggaagaagaagatgatgcaaTTGAGAATGAACCTGCCAGTGGTGCGTCGGCAGAAGTGGCTGCACTCACAGATACTGCAGACGAGGAGTCGAatgaggaggatgagaatggatATTGTAAAACCAATGAGCTTGCTCAA GCCCGTAAAGTGCTCAACCCACCAGAGATGCCTCCACTCCAAGCTCAAGGTTTTGAAGAGACCAGTGACGGAGGCTACGCTGATGGTGTTATTTCTCTCGAAGAAATCTTGCAGGAACCTTTGTCAACTGTTAGTGCGGAGAATATATGCACATCTGAAGCGCAGAATGCTATCGATGATAACTTCAGTGTTGCTGATTTATCAGGATACCCCAGGAAAGATGATGGCTATGTAGGTCAGAATGGCACTATGAATTGGAGTGACCCAGCAAATGGTGATGACACTTGTTGGCCTTTGAGAGCATATAGTAATCAGAACTATGTCAATGGGACTCTTAGTGCTGAGGAGTTATTCGACACAGGGAATGATAACATTGGGAATGCATATTCAGATCAGCAGCAAAATTGCCATCAGGAGTACCAGAACCTGGACTCGCAATCTGATGGTTTTCCAGCACCTCAGCAAGTGGATGGCAATATGGTGTTTCACGATGCTACATCTGATCACAAGTGGGTGGATGGAAATGACGACTTTGTATATTTGAACGACCTCCTCAATGAGCCACTTGGAAATCAATCACTCTTTGATGGAGATGATTTGATGGCTTATTTTGATGCCACGGAAAATGATTTCAAGTATGACATTTTGGGTCCCCCTGAGAATTCTAATTATCAACTTACAGACATGTCGAACTTTGCCCAAAAG GGTGATAACAAGGATAAGTTTACATTTGATGGTATCTCCAAGGCTTCAGTTGCACAATACGGTGCATCTTCATCTGGTTCCCATGAGGATCTGTATCCAGATACTGCAGTACCAG ATGCGCTAATGGATGACGCCGCTGACAAAACTTTTGGAAAGCGTCTTGCCAACATGTTGGGCTCAATCCCAGCTCCACCTGCAATGGCTTCAGAATTCCCTCCAACCACGGGAAAATCTGTTGGCCCACTCTCTGGTGCCAACCCGAGCTCGATTCGCGTTACCGCCGGCATCATCCAACTTGGTGGCCTCACCTTTACTGGCAGTTCCGAGCGCTGCCCCTTGCAGAAGAATGGAGACTTGAGTTTGCTTCTGTCTTTCACCATGGAGAGCGACGTGTCATCCAAGCCTGTTGATTTCGAGCAGGCTACACAGATAAGCACAGTCCCGATGGTGCTGCGCAGCGGCTTCTATCTCTTCTTTGTCTCAGCCATGATTCTCATGTTGAGCTACAAAATAGGGTCGTGTATCTACAGCAG CAATAAATTCTTGGACTGGAGAAGTTAG
- the LOC133920887 gene encoding protein BTR1-like isoform X1, producing MEAPGSPYASSPESAPKRAPRSPPQQQPSEEGDDKEKPTHLRFLVSNTAAGCIIGKGGSTINEFQSQSGARIQLSRNNEFFPGTNDRIIMVSGLFDEVMKAMELILEKLLAELLSQGEEFNEAEVRPKVRLVVPNSTCGGIIGKGGATIKSFIEESHAGIKISPQDNNYVGLHDRLVTVTGTFENQMNAIDLILKKLSEDVHYPPNLSSPFPYAGLAFPSYPAVPVGYMIPQVPYNNTVNYGPNGFGGRYQNKPSTPMRSPANNDGQESLTIGVADEHIGAVVGRAGRNITEIIQASGARIKISDRGDFLDGTSDRKVTITGTSEAIQTAESMIMQRVSANSER from the exons atgGAAGCCCCGGGCTCCCCCTACGCCTCCTCGCCGGAATCCGCCCCCAAGCGCGCCCCACGCTCCCCTCCCCAGCAGCAACCCTCCGAGGAAGGAG ATGACAAGGAGAAACCAACACATTTGAGGTTTCTGGTGTCTAATACGGCAGCAGGATGTATTATTGGCAAGGGTGGATCAACTATTAATGAGTTTCAGTCCCAGTCTGGAGCTCGTATTCAGTTATCACGTAACAATGAGTTTTTTCCTGGTACAAATGACAGAATCATCATGGTTTCTGGACTGTTTGATGAAGTGATGAAGGCCATGGAGCTGATTCTTGAGAAACTTTTAGCTGAG TTACTTTCTCAGGGCGAAGAATTCAATGAAGCTGAAGTTAGACCTAAAGTTAGACTTGTAGTTCCTAACAGCACTTGTGGTGGAATAATTGGTAAAGGTGGAGCAACAATCAA GTCTTTTATTGAAGAATCACACGCTGGAATTAAGATTTCACCACAGGATAACAACTATGTTGGTTTGCATGATAGGCTTGTTACTGTCACAGGAACCTTCGAAAATCAGATGAATGCAATAGATTTGATATTGAAGAAACTATCTGAGGATGTTCACTACCCACCTAATTTGAGTTCCCCATTTCCATATGCAG GTCTTGCTTTCCCAAGCTACCCTGCTGTTCCTGTTGGGTATATGATTCCACAGGTACCATACAATAACACTGTGAACTATGGACCTAATGGGTTTGGAGGAAGGTACCAAAACAAG CCCAGTACACCTATGAGATCACCTGCTAATAATGATGGTCAAGAATCACTCACCATTGGTGTTGCCGATGAACACATTGGTGCTGTTGTAGGTCGTGCCGGAAGGAACATAACAGAGATCATTCAG GCTAGTGGTGCTAGGATCAAGATATCAGATAGGGGTGACTTCCTAGATGGGACATCTGACAG GAAAGTGACAATTACCGGAACATCGGAAGCCATTCAGACTGCAGAGTCCATGATCATGCAGAGGGTGTCAGCCAATTCAGAGAGGTGA
- the LOC133920888 gene encoding silicon efflux transporter LSI2-like isoform X2, with translation MAMEPAVKVALGSAAFAIFWVLAVFPAVPFLPIGRTAGSLLGAMLMVLLGVMSADQAYAAVDLPILGLLFGTMVVSVYLERADMFRHLGHLLSWRSQGGRDLLVRTCAVSALASALFTNDTCCVVLTEFILKIARQNNLPPKPFLLALASSANIGSAATPIGNPQNLVIAVQSGISFGQFVFGILPATLIGSVVNAAILLCLYWNQLDGGKPTEVVVAVPTEVVEEEDVTSHRFSPATMSHPRSHRPGTSSLGSDAVGSEVNHYHEPVKPDAATNGNGYHDDSAKQQQQLPALTEGIHHRRGGAAAVGAVNGAGKDGHSFWSLEEKEVPMEPWKSKLWKTCVYVITLGMLVALLLGLNMSWSAITAALALIVLDFKDARPCLEKVSYPLLLFFCGMFITVDGFNKTGIPSALWEFMEPYARIDTPSGTAILALVILFLSNVASNVPTAGAISVTKSEL, from the exons ATGGCGATGGAGCCTGCGGTGAAGGTTGCGCTGGGTTCTGCGGCGTTCGCCATCTTCTGGGTGCTCGCGGTGTTCCCGGCGGTGCCGTTCCTTCCGATCGGCCGCACGGCGGGCTCGCTGCTGGGCGCGATGCTGATGGTGCTGCTGGGCGTGATGAGCGCCGACCAGGCGTACGCGGCGGTGGACCTGCCGATCCTGGGCCTGCTCTTCGGCACGATGGTGGTGAGCGTCTACCTGGAGCGTGCCGACATGTTCCGGCACCTGGGCCACCTGCTCTCGTGGCGGAGCCAGGGCGGCCGCGACCTGCTGGTGCGCACCTGCGCGGTGTCGGCGCTGGCGTCGGCGCTCTTCACCAACGACACCTGCTGCGTGGTGCTCACCGAGTTCATCCTCAAGATCGCGCGGCAGAACAACCTGCCGCCCAAGCCCTTCCTCCTCGCGCTCGCCTCCAGCGCCAACATCGGCTCCGCCGCCACGCCCATCGGCAACCCGCAGAACCTCGTCATCGCCGTCCAGAGCGGCATCTCCTTCGGCCAGTTCGTCTTCGGCATCCTCCCCGCCACGCTCATCGGCTCCGTCGTCAACGCCGCCATCCTGCTCTGCCTCTACTGGAATCAGCTTGACGGCGGCAAGCCCACCGAAGTGGTCGTCGCCGTGCCCACCGAggtcgtcgaggaggaggacgtcACCTCGCACCGCTTCTCGCCCGCCACCATGTCGCACCCCCGCTCCCACCGCCCGGGAACCTCATCTTTGGGCTCCGACGCCGTGGGCAGTGAGGTGAATCACTATCACGAGCCCGTCAAGCCGGACGCAGCTACCAACGGCAATGGCTACCACGACGACTCcgccaagcagcagcagcagctgcctgCCTTGACCGAGGGCATCCACCACAGGCGCGGTGGCGCCGCGGCAGTCGGAGCGGTGAACGGGGCGGGGAAGGACGGCCACTCCTTCTGGTCGttggaggagaaggaggtgCCCATGGAGCCATGGAAGAGCAAGCTCTGGAAGACGTGCGTCTACGTCATCACCCTCGGCATGCTCGTCGCGCTGCTGCTCGGACTCAACATGTCGTGGAGCGCCATCACCGCCGCCCTCGCGCTCATCGTGCTCGACTTCAAGGATGCCCGCCCCTGCCTCGAGAAG GTTTCCTATCCACTGTTGCTCTTCTTCTGTGGAATGTTCATTACTGTGGATGGCTTCAACAAGACCGGCATTCCTAGCGCATTGTGGGAATTCATGGAACCCTATGCACGAATCGATACACCGAGCGGAACAGCCATTCTTGCCCTGGTCATTCTTTTCCTCTCTAATGTGGCGTCAAATGTTCCAACCG CTGGGGCAATTTCTGTGACcaagtctgaactctga